A portion of the Pseudomonas sp. GR 6-02 genome contains these proteins:
- a CDS encoding DUF6124 family protein, which produces MFKITPNPPETDDVSPYETPDSKKLNEAAERALDYYLKPSAPKPPRKPSTIYTVAPDIDIEELLANACESFASAKVIASDCAGFLEGPQRNTILGVAQLIMFGELAVSRALDSLELKADPAL; this is translated from the coding sequence ATGTTCAAAATCACACCCAACCCACCCGAAACCGACGACGTTTCCCCTTACGAAACCCCGGACTCCAAAAAACTCAACGAAGCCGCCGAGCGCGCCCTCGATTACTACCTCAAACCGTCCGCCCCCAAGCCCCCACGCAAGCCGAGCACGATTTACACCGTTGCCCCGGACATCGACATCGAAGAGCTACTGGCCAATGCCTGCGAGTCCTTTGCCTCGGCCAAGGTGATCGCCAGTGACTGTGCCGGTTTTCTGGAGGGGCCGCAGCGCAATACGATATTGGGCGTCGCGCAGCTCATCATGTTTGGTGAACTGGCGGTGAGTCGGGCGCTGGACAGTCTGGAACTGAAGGCTGACCCGGCCCTATGA